In the Akkermansiaceae bacterium genome, one interval contains:
- the dtd gene encoding D-tyrosyl-tRNA(Tyr) deacylase, with the protein MRAILQRTLEASVTVNNQTTAEIDHGLVILLGVEDGDGTEDVEWLSGKVARMRIFADEEGKMNRSVTEAGGGIIVVSQFTLHASTKKGNRPSFLRSAAPAVSEPLYEAFCAALEKETGSAVGRGIFGADMKVTLVNDGPVTIVIDSRNRE; encoded by the coding sequence ATGCGAGCCATCCTGCAACGCACGCTTGAAGCGTCCGTGACTGTGAATAACCAGACCACCGCGGAGATCGATCACGGGCTGGTGATCCTGCTGGGAGTGGAGGATGGGGACGGTACGGAGGATGTGGAGTGGCTGTCCGGAAAGGTGGCGCGGATGCGGATCTTCGCGGATGAGGAGGGGAAAATGAACCGCTCCGTGACGGAGGCGGGCGGCGGCATCATCGTGGTCAGCCAGTTCACGCTGCATGCCTCGACGAAAAAAGGGAACCGGCCGTCGTTCCTGCGCTCCGCCGCGCCCGCCGTTTCAGAGCCGTTGTATGAGGCGTTCTGCGCCGCACTGGAAAAGGAGACGGGAAGTGCGGTCGGCCGCGGCATCTTCGGCGCGGACATGAAGGTGACCCTGGTCAACGACGGCCCGGTGACGATCGTCATCGATTCCCGGAACCGCGAGTGA
- the rho gene encoding transcription termination factor Rho, whose protein sequence is MADAAPAPAKKAARKTAKKATKKVTAEAPAETNLQAPAPAPASAAPAPVEAAPAHTAPAVDEPKRFGRVPGGGPTTPRADVPQDAAASSPSPVPPQDQPRPQGQGGHQQDGAEQQGQGGQGESRSKRRRDKRKKRREQIRNERGQDGGGGGGGHPQQQPQRQRGNDRHQRGNDRHNNPRGDRQQNDDREYENRGPVQLSGEKIEVDGMLELAPKGFGFLRVPKKNFEQARDDVFVTPEIIRKNHLRLGQWIHGTYQQGPRGPQLVEITAVNGMPVAEASKLPHFDELKAINPSKRISFETTPERFTTRVVDIMAPVGRGQRGLIVSPPRSGKTTLLLHMAEAIRTKYEETMHLMVLLVDERPEEVTEFRRALPGAEIYASSNDENARSHCRIAELAIERAKRLVEAGKDVFLLMDSITRLARAYNGNMNNRGRGTGSGGITIGALEVPRRLFAAARNTRGGGSLTILATALIQTNSRADEAIFMEFKGTGNMELVLDRKIAENYIYPAVDIFKSGTRREELLLPEHMLHKIHLIRRGLSGHRPVEAMERLLYFLKKFPNNPQMLLEIKG, encoded by the coding sequence GTGGCCGACGCCGCACCCGCACCCGCAAAAAAAGCGGCGAGGAAGACCGCGAAAAAAGCCACGAAGAAGGTGACCGCGGAAGCTCCCGCGGAAACGAATTTACAAGCTCCCGCTCCCGCACCTGCCTCCGCAGCTCCGGCGCCGGTGGAGGCCGCACCTGCCCACACGGCACCCGCCGTGGACGAGCCGAAGCGGTTCGGCCGGGTGCCGGGTGGTGGACCGACCACGCCCCGCGCGGATGTGCCACAGGATGCGGCGGCTTCCTCCCCCTCCCCTGTCCCGCCGCAGGACCAGCCACGCCCACAGGGACAAGGCGGACACCAGCAGGACGGCGCGGAGCAACAGGGTCAGGGTGGCCAGGGCGAGAGCCGCAGCAAACGCCGCCGTGACAAGCGGAAGAAACGCCGCGAGCAGATCCGCAACGAACGCGGCCAGGATGGCGGCGGCGGTGGTGGCGGACACCCGCAGCAGCAGCCACAGCGCCAGCGCGGCAACGACCGCCACCAGCGGGGCAACGACCGCCACAACAACCCGCGCGGCGACCGCCAGCAGAACGACGACCGCGAGTATGAGAACCGCGGCCCGGTCCAGCTTTCCGGTGAGAAGATCGAAGTGGACGGCATGCTGGAACTCGCGCCGAAGGGGTTCGGCTTCCTCCGCGTGCCGAAGAAGAATTTCGAACAGGCGCGTGATGATGTCTTCGTCACGCCGGAGATCATCCGCAAGAACCACCTGCGCCTGGGCCAGTGGATCCACGGCACCTACCAGCAGGGTCCGCGCGGCCCGCAGCTCGTGGAGATCACCGCGGTGAACGGCATGCCCGTCGCGGAGGCGTCGAAGCTCCCGCACTTCGACGAGCTGAAGGCCATCAACCCGAGCAAGCGCATCAGCTTCGAGACGACGCCGGAACGCTTCACCACGCGCGTGGTGGACATCATGGCGCCGGTGGGCCGCGGCCAGCGCGGACTCATCGTTTCCCCTCCCCGTTCCGGAAAGACCACGCTGCTGCTGCACATGGCGGAAGCCATCCGCACGAAGTATGAGGAAACCATGCACCTGATGGTGCTGCTGGTGGACGAGCGCCCGGAGGAGGTCACGGAGTTCCGCCGCGCCCTGCCCGGAGCGGAGATCTACGCCAGCTCCAACGACGAGAACGCGCGCAGCCACTGCCGCATCGCGGAACTTGCCATCGAGCGCGCGAAGCGCCTGGTGGAGGCGGGGAAGGATGTGTTCCTGCTGATGGACTCCATCACCCGCCTGGCCCGCGCCTACAACGGCAACATGAACAACCGCGGACGCGGCACCGGCTCCGGCGGCATCACCATCGGCGCGCTGGAGGTTCCCCGCCGCCTGTTCGCCGCGGCGCGGAACACCCGTGGCGGAGGCTCGCTCACCATCCTCGCCACCGCGCTGATCCAGACGAACTCCCGCGCCGATGAGGCGATCTTCATGGAGTTCAAGGGCACCGGCAACATGGAGCTGGTCCTGGACCGGAAGATCGCGGAAAATTACATCTACCCCGCCGTGGACATCTTCAAGTCCGGCACCCGCCGGGAGGAACTGCTGCTGCCGGAGCACATGCTGCACAAGATCCACCTCATCCGCCGCGGCCTCTCCGGCCACCGCCCGGTGGAGGCAATGGAACGCCTGCTCTACTTCCTGAAAAAATTCCCGAACAACCCGCAGATGCTCCTTGAGATCAAGGGTTAA
- a CDS encoding PSD1 domain-containing protein, with protein MKCLLIPLAAVLPAAAVHASPDPAKLEFFEKRIRPILSENCYSCHAADTKAAGGLRVDDLNGLLQGGDGGAAVVRGNAGESSLIRRIRHAEERRRMPKDSDALSEAEIADLEKWIDDGAVWPEEEIPSYIGKDRTKYENLRKSHWSWQPLATPPVPVVKDAAWPAGEVDHFILAKLEGKGLAPVGDADRATLLRRVSYDLTGLPPSPEELRAFMGDAGPDAYEKVVDRLLSSDAFGERWGRHWLDVARYGESTGPSRNIPYPHAWKYRDYVIDSVSRDVPFDLFLREQIAGDLLPGEDGKERDRLLTATGFLALGVKDVNQRFKIRFQMDNVDEQIDTVTRSVLGLTVSCARCHDHKTDPVPTTEYYSLAGIFTSTEDGAGVRNKMGGGGLDYYDAEKLVRLTSDDLPPPDPVKAAELRKKADEAKKEWDEIRGTPEGLKRNANGQPVQRAYRLRYEKAQAELMDLTDPAARGLAVHGVREAEQIADTQVRIRGEAERLGPEVPRGFPGIFAVPGAPEIDPAQSGRLQLAEWLTHPGNPLTPRVAVNRIWKHLFGEGLVITVDNFGVTGDAPSHPELLDHLANRFVAGGWSVKKTIRELVLSRTYRLGGDAPARLLEVDPANRLLWRHAPRRMSAEEIRDTILAVSGKLDRQPPSGAPVDKLKMIEMRDNGQEAATVHRNANTSLHRSVYLPLLRGVTPRALEAFDPVGQTLVSGRREETTVPSQALFMLNSSFVRGQALALAGGLAAGDVPGEERVRSVFLSAYGREPHESELSAALALLEEFENAPHETLVARAEISESSDADRPIVADAQAANPDDIPRDDQTATEEVVEAGDARTAAWMTLVQSVFASAEFRFVR; from the coding sequence ATGAAGTGCCTGCTCATCCCGCTGGCAGCGGTGCTCCCTGCCGCCGCCGTCCATGCCTCCCCTGATCCCGCGAAGCTCGAATTCTTCGAAAAACGCATCCGCCCGATCCTGTCGGAGAATTGCTACAGTTGCCATGCCGCCGATACCAAGGCGGCCGGTGGCCTGCGTGTGGATGATCTCAACGGCCTCCTCCAGGGAGGGGATGGCGGTGCCGCCGTGGTCCGCGGGAATGCCGGGGAAAGCTCCCTCATCCGGCGTATCCGGCACGCGGAGGAACGGCGGCGCATGCCGAAGGACAGTGATGCCCTCAGTGAGGCTGAGATCGCGGATCTGGAGAAATGGATCGATGACGGGGCGGTGTGGCCGGAGGAGGAGATTCCGTCCTACATCGGCAAGGATCGCACGAAGTACGAGAATCTCCGTAAATCCCACTGGTCCTGGCAGCCGCTCGCCACGCCGCCCGTCCCGGTGGTGAAGGACGCCGCGTGGCCCGCGGGGGAGGTGGATCATTTCATCCTGGCCAAGCTGGAAGGCAAGGGTCTGGCTCCCGTGGGGGATGCGGACCGCGCCACGCTCCTGCGCCGCGTGAGCTATGATCTCACCGGCCTGCCACCATCTCCGGAGGAGCTTCGCGCCTTCATGGGTGATGCCGGGCCGGATGCGTATGAGAAGGTGGTGGACCGTCTTCTTTCCTCGGACGCGTTCGGCGAACGCTGGGGGCGGCACTGGCTGGATGTTGCCCGCTACGGTGAGTCCACCGGACCGTCACGGAACATTCCCTATCCCCACGCGTGGAAGTACCGCGACTATGTCATCGACTCCGTCTCCAGGGATGTGCCGTTCGACCTCTTCCTCCGTGAGCAGATCGCGGGGGATCTTCTTCCCGGAGAGGATGGAAAGGAGCGCGACCGCCTGCTGACCGCCACCGGTTTCCTTGCGCTGGGCGTGAAGGATGTGAACCAGCGCTTCAAGATCCGCTTCCAGATGGACAACGTCGATGAACAGATCGACACCGTCACCCGTTCCGTCCTCGGCCTCACGGTCAGTTGCGCCCGCTGCCATGACCACAAGACCGATCCGGTCCCGACCACGGAATACTATTCGCTCGCGGGCATCTTCACCAGCACGGAGGACGGCGCGGGCGTCCGCAACAAGATGGGCGGCGGCGGCCTGGACTACTATGATGCGGAGAAGCTGGTCCGCCTTACCTCCGATGATCTTCCTCCACCGGACCCCGTGAAAGCGGCGGAACTCCGGAAGAAGGCGGATGAGGCGAAGAAAGAGTGGGATGAGATCCGCGGCACGCCGGAGGGCCTGAAGCGAAACGCCAACGGCCAGCCCGTCCAGCGCGCCTACCGCCTGCGGTATGAGAAAGCCCAGGCGGAGCTGATGGACCTCACCGATCCCGCGGCGCGCGGGCTCGCGGTCCATGGAGTCCGTGAGGCGGAACAGATCGCGGACACCCAGGTGCGGATCCGCGGTGAGGCGGAGCGCCTGGGGCCGGAGGTGCCCCGTGGTTTTCCGGGAATCTTCGCGGTGCCCGGCGCACCGGAGATCGACCCCGCGCAGAGCGGCCGCCTGCAGCTCGCGGAGTGGCTCACCCATCCTGGCAATCCGCTCACGCCGCGCGTGGCGGTGAACCGGATCTGGAAGCACCTCTTTGGCGAGGGACTGGTCATCACCGTGGACAACTTCGGTGTGACGGGTGACGCGCCATCCCATCCGGAGCTGCTGGATCATCTGGCCAACCGCTTCGTCGCCGGTGGATGGTCGGTGAAGAAAACCATCCGCGAGCTGGTTCTGAGCCGCACCTACCGTCTGGGTGGTGATGCACCGGCCCGGCTGCTGGAGGTCGATCCGGCGAACCGCCTGCTCTGGCGGCACGCACCGCGCCGCATGAGCGCGGAGGAGATCCGGGACACCATCCTGGCCGTGTCCGGAAAGCTCGACCGCCAGCCGCCTTCCGGTGCTCCCGTGGACAAGCTGAAGATGATCGAGATGCGGGACAACGGCCAGGAAGCGGCCACCGTCCACCGGAACGCGAACACCTCGCTCCATCGCAGCGTCTATCTTCCACTGCTCCGTGGCGTGACGCCACGCGCGCTGGAAGCGTTTGATCCGGTGGGACAGACACTGGTTTCCGGCAGGCGCGAGGAAACTACGGTTCCGTCACAGGCGCTGTTCATGTTGAACTCATCCTTCGTCCGTGGCCAGGCGCTGGCTCTGGCTGGCGGTCTCGCTGCAGGGGACGTGCCCGGTGAGGAGCGCGTGCGCTCGGTCTTCCTCAGCGCCTATGGCCGGGAGCCGCATGAAAGTGAGCTTTCCGCCGCGCTGGCCTTGCTGGAAGAGTTTGAAAACGCGCCGCATGAGACGTTGGTGGCGCGGGCTGAAATTTCGGAATCATCCGATGCGGACCGTCCCATCGTCGCGGATGCCCAGGCCGCCAATCCGGATGACATCCCGCGGGATGACCAGACCGCGACCGAAGAGGTGGTGGAGGCCGGTGACGCCCGCACCGCCGCATGGATGACCCTTGTCCAGAGTGTCTTCGCCTCCGCGGAGTTCCGTTTCGTCCGTTGA
- a CDS encoding DUF1501 domain-containing protein, with the protein MNPHSHFSRRSVLRSAGAGFGYLALAGLLGKDALRAAPAPVNPLAPKKPHFEPKAKRIIFIFMEGAMSGVDTIDYKPELQKSDGKTSPGGGKLVASKFGFKQYGETGTWFSDLLPNIASHADKMCWLRGLHTDTPAHPQAVVQLHTGSANAALTRPSMGSWLLYGLGTDNADLPGYITINPSPNFGGAVNYGSSFLPAHFQGTRITDKGFLSNLKASAEASRQRKQLDFIQSLNRGYAATPGAPDPVDGIIASYELGFRMQDKVPELLDISKEPEHVKEAYGIKDGPAGAFARQCLMARRLSEAGVRFVEICQPGWDHHNNLHKGLIERTSNVDKPTAALLEDLDQRGLLEDTLVLFGSEFGRQPSAQGQDGRDHNITGYSMFLAGAGVKKGYTHGGTDELGIKAIDGRMHTNDLHATLLALMGLDHEELTYRYAGRDFRLTDVAGKVAREIFA; encoded by the coding sequence ATGAACCCTCATTCCCATTTTTCCCGCAGATCCGTCCTCCGTTCCGCCGGTGCCGGGTTCGGCTACCTCGCCCTCGCCGGTCTGCTTGGCAAGGACGCCCTCCGCGCCGCGCCCGCGCCGGTGAATCCGCTCGCCCCGAAGAAGCCGCATTTCGAACCGAAGGCGAAGCGCATCATCTTCATCTTCATGGAAGGCGCGATGTCCGGGGTCGATACCATCGACTACAAGCCGGAACTCCAGAAAAGCGACGGCAAGACCTCGCCCGGGGGCGGCAAGCTGGTCGCCTCGAAGTTCGGCTTCAAGCAATACGGGGAAACCGGCACCTGGTTCTCCGACCTGCTGCCGAACATCGCCTCCCATGCGGACAAGATGTGCTGGCTGCGCGGCCTCCATACGGACACCCCGGCCCACCCGCAGGCGGTGGTCCAGCTCCACACCGGCAGCGCGAACGCCGCGCTCACCCGGCCCAGCATGGGATCATGGTTGTTGTATGGACTGGGCACGGACAATGCGGACCTGCCCGGCTACATCACCATCAATCCATCACCGAATTTCGGCGGAGCCGTGAACTACGGCAGCTCGTTCCTGCCCGCCCACTTCCAGGGGACGCGCATCACGGACAAGGGGTTCCTTTCCAACCTGAAGGCATCGGCTGAGGCATCGCGGCAGCGGAAGCAGCTCGATTTCATCCAGTCCCTCAACCGTGGCTATGCCGCGACGCCCGGCGCTCCGGACCCGGTCGATGGCATCATCGCTTCCTATGAGCTGGGCTTCCGCATGCAGGACAAGGTGCCGGAACTGCTGGATATTTCAAAGGAGCCGGAGCACGTGAAGGAGGCCTACGGCATCAAGGACGGCCCCGCCGGGGCCTTCGCCCGCCAGTGCCTCATGGCCCGCCGTCTCAGCGAGGCGGGAGTCCGCTTCGTCGAGATCTGCCAACCGGGATGGGACCATCACAACAATCTCCACAAGGGGTTGATCGAGCGCACCTCGAATGTGGACAAACCGACCGCCGCGCTGTTGGAGGATCTGGACCAGCGGGGGCTGCTGGAGGACACGCTGGTCCTGTTCGGCTCCGAGTTCGGCCGCCAGCCGTCCGCACAGGGCCAGGACGGGCGCGACCACAACATCACCGGCTACTCCATGTTCCTCGCTGGTGCCGGCGTGAAGAAAGGCTACACCCACGGCGGCACGGATGAACTCGGCATCAAGGCCATCGACGGCCGCATGCACACCAATGACCTGCATGCGACCCTTCTCGCGCTGATGGGCCTGGATCACGAGGAACTCACCTACCGTTACGCGGGACGTGACTTCCGCCTCACCGATGTGGCGGGCAAGGTCGCGCGGGAGATCTTCGCGTGA
- a CDS encoding transposase: MFFITINCSVRGKAQLTAEDLPGKIFSAISHYQQNRRWWPEMVLLMPDHLHALISFSWEKGQGMGSVIGHWKRYTARTFGIGWQRDYFDHRIRSEGDHLATWAYIRENPVRAGLVGDYADWPHVWFPGRIGWDSTKPS, from the coding sequence GTGTTTTTTATCACCATCAACTGCAGTGTCCGGGGGAAAGCCCAACTGACGGCAGAGGATCTGCCCGGGAAAATTTTCTCGGCAATCAGCCATTATCAGCAGAACCGGCGGTGGTGGCCGGAGATGGTCCTCTTGATGCCGGATCACCTGCATGCGCTCATTTCGTTCTCATGGGAGAAAGGCCAGGGCATGGGATCGGTCATCGGCCACTGGAAGCGATACACCGCCAGAACCTTTGGGATTGGCTGGCAGCGTGACTACTTCGACCATCGCATCCGGAGTGAGGGTGACCACCTGGCAACCTGGGCATATATCCGGGAGAACCCCGTGCGTGCGGGACTGGTCGGAGATTACGCGGATTGGCCGCATGTATGGTTCCCCGGGCGTATCGGCTGGGATTCCACCAAGCCATCGTAA
- a CDS encoding YebC/PmpR family DNA-binding transcriptional regulator encodes MAGHNKWSKVKHIKARVDAIKGKVFSKCAHEIALAARAGGGDPGMNARLRTAVDNAKAVSMPRENIERAIKKGTGELGGDAIQEVTYEGYGPAGIAFLVEMATDNLNRAAADMRTIFSKNGGSVATPGSVSYQFDRRGEIRMAASGTDADRIMEAAIEAGADDVHSDADEHIIHTAANELGTVANALRAAGLNLVSEKMVSLPQNPSVVSDVDTARQILKLYDVLDDYADTLNVFTNFEVTDEALEQLSA; translated from the coding sequence ATGGCCGGTCACAACAAGTGGTCAAAGGTCAAACACATCAAGGCCCGCGTCGATGCGATCAAAGGCAAGGTGTTCAGCAAGTGCGCCCATGAGATCGCGCTGGCGGCCCGTGCCGGCGGCGGGGATCCGGGCATGAACGCGCGGCTGCGCACCGCGGTGGACAACGCGAAGGCGGTGTCCATGCCCCGCGAGAACATCGAGCGCGCCATCAAGAAAGGCACCGGTGAGCTGGGCGGAGACGCCATCCAGGAGGTGACGTATGAGGGCTACGGACCGGCGGGCATCGCCTTTCTGGTGGAGATGGCCACGGACAACCTGAACCGCGCCGCGGCGGACATGCGGACGATTTTTTCAAAAAACGGCGGTTCGGTGGCGACACCGGGCAGTGTTTCCTATCAGTTCGACCGCCGCGGGGAGATCCGCATGGCGGCGTCCGGGACCGATGCGGACCGCATCATGGAGGCGGCCATCGAGGCCGGCGCGGATGACGTCCACAGCGACGCGGATGAACACATCATCCACACGGCGGCGAACGAGCTGGGCACCGTGGCCAACGCGCTGCGCGCCGCGGGCCTGAACCTGGTGTCCGAGAAGATGGTGTCCCTGCCGCAGAACCCGTCCGTGGTCTCCGACGTGGATACCGCCCGCCAGATCCTGAAACTTTACGACGTGCTGGATGACTACGCGGACACGCTGAACGTGTTCACCAACTTCGAAGTGACCGACGAGGCGCTCGAGCAACTGTCGGCCTGA
- the dnaB gene encoding replicative DNA helicase, with protein sequence MAADTKPPSTSSPNSYLQQGAAAVDDVTRALPHAVGPEKSLLSSMLQDPQEYIGVAIEEKLTKDHFYLPSHSTLFAFLVELFEAGQEVELVSLVQRLIDRGLLDRVGGPATLTDLYTYAPSPGHFRSHLQHVKDKFVLRSIIQNANAAIAQAYDAPDEVAGLLDSVEQNVLAIREGSETNRAPTIKDSVHEVLEQFQSLLAGEKGAQGVSTGFSELDRMSSGLKPGEMFVVAARPSMGKTSFMMNIVEHICMDLQKPSMVFSCEMSSFQIVQRLIFARAKFALSQLSRGYTPAKGDLQRIQRAALEIAGSKLFIDDTAGISINELRAKARRKKREENIQFIAIDYLQLMKSRTKQAEGSREREIAEISSGIKALAKELSLPILILAQLNRGPESRSGKSLGVPRMSDLRESGSIEQDADMVGLLYRTAYYAEDAEDKEAKAGEAELVLAKNRNGETGHIPLTFIAELMRFETGAPAKDPE encoded by the coding sequence ATGGCCGCCGACACCAAACCACCGTCCACATCCTCGCCGAATTCCTACCTCCAGCAGGGGGCGGCCGCGGTGGATGACGTGACACGCGCGCTGCCGCATGCCGTGGGGCCGGAAAAGAGCCTGCTGTCCTCCATGCTGCAGGACCCGCAGGAATACATCGGCGTGGCCATCGAGGAAAAGCTGACGAAGGACCACTTCTACCTGCCGTCCCACTCCACGTTGTTCGCCTTCCTGGTGGAACTGTTCGAGGCCGGGCAGGAAGTGGAGCTGGTCTCGCTGGTGCAGCGCCTCATCGACCGCGGCCTGCTGGACCGCGTGGGCGGCCCCGCCACCCTGACGGACCTCTACACCTACGCCCCCAGTCCGGGGCATTTCCGCAGCCACCTGCAGCACGTGAAGGACAAGTTCGTCCTCCGCTCCATCATCCAGAACGCGAACGCCGCCATCGCGCAGGCGTATGACGCGCCGGACGAGGTGGCCGGCCTGCTGGACTCCGTGGAGCAGAACGTCCTGGCCATCCGCGAAGGATCCGAAACGAACCGTGCGCCGACGATCAAGGACTCCGTCCACGAGGTGCTGGAGCAGTTCCAGTCCCTGCTGGCGGGGGAAAAGGGCGCGCAGGGCGTCAGCACCGGCTTCAGCGAGCTGGACCGCATGAGCAGCGGCCTGAAGCCCGGTGAAATGTTCGTCGTCGCCGCCCGTCCGTCGATGGGAAAGACCTCCTTCATGATGAACATCGTGGAGCACATCTGCATGGACCTGCAGAAGCCCTCGATGGTGTTCTCCTGCGAAATGAGCTCGTTCCAGATCGTGCAGCGTCTCATTTTCGCACGGGCGAAGTTCGCGCTCAGCCAGCTCTCCCGCGGCTACACCCCGGCGAAGGGCGACCTCCAGCGCATCCAGCGCGCCGCGCTCGAGATCGCGGGATCGAAGCTCTTCATCGACGACACCGCAGGCATTTCCATCAACGAGCTGCGGGCGAAGGCGCGGCGGAAGAAGCGGGAGGAAAACATCCAGTTCATCGCCATCGACTACCTCCAGTTGATGAAGTCCCGCACGAAGCAGGCGGAAGGCTCCCGTGAGCGGGAGATCGCGGAAATTTCCTCCGGTATCAAGGCGCTGGCGAAGGAACTCAGCCTGCCCATCCTCATCCTGGCCCAGCTCAACCGGGGACCGGAAAGCCGGAGCGGCAAGAGCCTGGGTGTCCCCCGGATGTCCGACCTCCGGGAGTCCGGCTCCATCGAGCAGGACGCCGACATGGTCGGCCTGCTCTACCGGACCGCCTACTACGCCGAGGACGCCGAGGACAAGGAAGCCAAGGCCGGCGAAGCCGAGCTGGTGCTGGCCAAAAACCGTAACGGTGAAACCGGCCACATCCCACTCACCTTCATCGCGGAGCTGATGCGCTTCGAGACCGGCGCCCCCGCAAAGGATCCGGAGTAA
- a CDS encoding SMP-30/gluconolactonase/LRE family protein codes for MKPIAFLCAAAFGSTLASAELKTIDVGPNPESVTKGFGGNYYVTLMGPTRNPGDGDGSIVVIEDGVVKPFVSGLHDPKGIVFLEDSLITADFTQVWRIDSKGEKKLLAGPEAFPRPILFLNDVAIAADGKSVLVTDMGARDKIAGPDGFWPLDSAEAKAVPAEGRIYQITLDGKVTEVVPADERMKCPNGVDVTPEGKIRIAEFFTGNIYEWEGNGAFKILAEGHRSADAIVHDSKGNFYVTEVRTGNVWKYPGKVKMGEGLTAAADAFVDEKAGVLVVPETKAGKLVFLPL; via the coding sequence ATGAAACCCATCGCCTTCCTCTGTGCCGCCGCCTTTGGCTCCACCCTCGCCTCCGCCGAACTGAAAACCATCGACGTCGGGCCGAACCCGGAGAGCGTGACGAAGGGCTTCGGCGGAAATTACTACGTCACCCTCATGGGGCCGACGCGGAATCCCGGCGATGGCGACGGCTCCATCGTCGTCATCGAGGATGGTGTGGTGAAGCCGTTCGTCAGCGGACTGCATGACCCGAAGGGCATCGTGTTCCTGGAGGACTCCCTCATCACCGCGGATTTCACCCAGGTGTGGAGGATCGATTCCAAGGGGGAAAAGAAGTTGCTGGCCGGGCCGGAGGCTTTCCCGCGGCCCATCCTTTTCCTGAATGACGTGGCCATCGCTGCGGACGGAAAGAGCGTGCTGGTGACGGACATGGGCGCGCGGGACAAGATCGCCGGGCCGGATGGATTCTGGCCGCTGGACAGCGCGGAGGCGAAGGCCGTGCCCGCGGAGGGCCGCATCTATCAGATCACCCTCGACGGAAAGGTGACCGAGGTGGTCCCGGCGGACGAGCGCATGAAATGCCCGAACGGCGTGGACGTGACCCCGGAGGGCAAGATCCGCATCGCCGAGTTCTTCACCGGCAACATCTACGAATGGGAGGGCAACGGAGCGTTCAAGATCCTGGCGGAAGGGCACCGCAGCGCGGACGCCATCGTCCATGATTCCAAGGGCAACTTCTACGTCACCGAAGTACGGACCGGCAACGTGTGGAAATACCCGGGCAAGGTGAAGATGGGCGAGGGTCTGACCGCCGCAGCCGATGCCTTCGTCGATGAAAAGGCGGGCGTCCTCGTCGTCCCGGAAACCAAGGCAGGCAAGCTGGTGTTCCTGCCGCTGTGA